A portion of the Canis lupus baileyi chromosome 6, mCanLup2.hap1, whole genome shotgun sequence genome contains these proteins:
- the LOC140634636 gene encoding mitochondrial calcium uniporter regulator 1-like encodes MVNVFIWKKRKSKDEITVSALVKITDANMDIVYEDVVTKMQQEVTVQQIMSQIANVKKDMIILEKSEFSALRAENEKINVELHRLKQQIMDEVIKVRTDTKLDFNLEKSRVKELYSLNERKLLEMRTEMMALHAQQDRAVTQTDRKIDTEVAGLKTMLESHKLDNIKYLAGSVFTCLTVALGFYCLWI; translated from the coding sequence atggtaaatgttttcatatggaagaaaagaaaaagtaaagatgaaATCACTGTCTCTGCATTGGTCAAGATCACGGATGCCAACATGGATATCGTCTACGAGGATGTGGTCACCAAAATGCAGCAGGAGGTCACTGTTCAGCAAATAATGTCTCAGATTGCTAATGTGAAAAAAGATATGATTATTTTGGAGAAGAGCGAATTTTCAGCCCTCAGAGcagaaaatgagaagataaacGTGGAACTACATCgattaaaacaacaaataatggATGAAGTGATCAAAGTCCGAACAGATACCAAGTTAGATTTCAATCTAGAAAAGAGCAGAGTGAAGGAATTGTACTCGTTGAATGAAAGGAAGCTGCTGGAAATGAGGACAGAAATGATGGCATTGCATGCCCAGCAAGATCGGGCTGTCACCCAGACAGACAGGAAGATAGACACTGAGGTTGCTGGCCTCAAAACCATGCTGGAGTCACACAAGCTTgataacattaaatatttagcaGGGTCTGTATTCACGTGCCTAACAGTAGCTCTGGGATTTTACTGCCTGTGGATATAA